From the Candidatus Omnitrophota bacterium genome, the window TCGCGACGCCGACTCCTACGGTCCCGAGCCCTATCAGGCCTACGTTGATCTTCTCCATTCTCATTACCTCTTGTTATTCAAACAATTATATCAAAAATGGTCGGGGCGAGCGGACTTGAACCGCTGACCACTTGTACCCCATACAAGTGCTCTACCAAACTGAGCCACGCCCCGGTTTATTCGGATTTAGAAAATAAATTATAGCAGATTTTTGCGAAGGTGTATAGAGGGAAATTACGCAGCTTAGTTATAGCTTTCCGACTTCTTCTTGCGCGTCATGAGGTCGCGGACCGCGGTCTTGGGATCCTTGCCCTTGTATATGATGGCGTAGATCTCTTCCGCTATCGGCATCTCGACGCTGTATTTCTTTTGCAGTTCGTGGCAGGATTCGGCAGTGCCGACGCCCTCGACGACCATCTCTGTCGATTTAAGGACCTGCTCGGGGTTCTTGCCCTTCCCGATCTCCTCGCCAAACCACCTGTTCCTGCCGTGGGTGCTCACACAGGTAGTCACTAGGTCTCCCAAACCGCTGATACCGTAGAATGTCTCCTGTTTGGCCCCCATCGCGATACCGAGCCGGGCTATCTCGACGATACCTCTTACGAGCATGCCGGATTTTGTATTTACGCCGAAACCCATCCCGTCGGATATTCCTGCGGCGATAGCTATGACATTCTTTATCGAACCACCCAGTTCTACGCCTATGAGGTCGGTATTCGTGTATACCCTGAAAGTTTCGGTCATGAAGAGGTCTTGTATCTCCTGCGCGGTCTTTTCGTCTTCTGAAGCGGCGACGACCGTCGTGGGAAGCCCGCGCGCGACCTCGTATGATATCGTCGGGCCGGAAAGGACGCCGATCCTGACTTTCCCGAGAACGTCTTGGACGACCTGGGACATCCTCACAAGAGAACGGTTCTCTATTCCTTTTGAAACGCTGACTAATAGTTTCCCTTCGAGCTTTATGCCTTTCATCCGGCCGGCGACCTCTCTCATGTGCTGCGAAGGTACGGCGAGCACGAGGATGTCTGCATCGCGGACCGCGCCCGCGAGGTCGGAGGTAAGCGATATTGGATCCGGAATTTTAATGCCGGGCAGGAATTTCACGTTCTCCCTCGCGGACTTCATCGTCTCGATGTAATCCGGGAATGCGCCCCACAACGCCACCTTATTGCCCTTGGCGTTTAACATCATCGCCAGGGTCGTTCCCCACCCTCCGTCGCCTATTACAGTTATTTTTTTAGTGTTCATCTTTTTTCCCGAAAGTGAAACCGTGTTCTTCGCCCCGCACCAGCCTCTTTATATTAGGATAATGCTTGTAGACGGTGATCCCGCACATGACCGCGGTTATAAGCACGAATACCGGCGGATACGGCATGACCGCCAGCATTATGGGTATCGAGACCGCGCTTATTATCGAGGCGAGCGAGACGTAGCGTTTCCACGCGAAAATTATTATCCATATCGCTAAGGCTACGAAGAATACGTTCGGCGCCACCCCGATGAATACGCCGGATGAGGTCGCGATCCCCTTCCCGCCCTTGAAACCCAAAAAGACCGTCCAGATGTGCCCGATGATCGCCATACAGCCGAGCATTAGCGCGTAAGTGCCGGGCTCTATAGACGTCACGCCGAGACGGATAAACATCTTCGCGACGAGCGCGACGCAGACCCATCCCTTCAGGATATCGATGACGAGCACCAAAAGGCCCGGGAGCTTTCCTACGACCCTGGCCGTATTTGTCGCCCCGACGTTTCCGCTGCCGTGTTCGCGGATATCGATCCCCTTTAAATATTTAGCGACGAGAAAACTCGTCGGGATCGATCCTATGAGATAGCAGAGTATAAAAGAGGCCGCGATAAGCATGTTATTTTTTCCCGTGCGTCCCGTTCAGGAGCCTTGCCCCGCGCAATATGTAACCGATGCCCGACGCAAGGGTAAATATCACCGCGAGGTACCATATATATTCGGAATGCTTGTATAGCAAAAGGACGCTGATTATCGCCATCATCTGGAAGAAAGTGGTCAGCTTCCCGAGCACGCTGGGCGCTATCTTGATGTCGCCGTTGGTCAGGAAAATTACTACGACGCCTATGGCTATGATTATATCGCGGCTGACTACGATTATGGGAACCCAGAGAGGCAGCTTTATGCTTCCGCTCCAGACCGTAAGCGCGATAAATGACGTTATGAGCAGGAACTTGTCGGCTATCGGGTCCATTATCGTGCCTAGGGGCGTCTTTTGTTTGAGGACGCGCGCCAGGAAACCGTCTATGGCGTCGGTAAGCACGGCTATCACGAATATCGTGAGCGCGATGAATCTCAAATGGTCCTGTTCCGGCTTGTAATAGAGGATGAGGCCTAAAAAAACCGGCGTCAAGAGGATCCTGAGTATCGTTATCTTGTTTGCGATGTTCATACCTTATTTGTCGGTTATGATCTGCATCCTGTTGAACGGCATCAGGACGAAGACCGCCTTTCCTATAAGGCCGCTTTTCGGCACGAACCCCCAATACCTGCTGTCTTTACTGTTTGCGGAATTATCGCCCAGGACAAGGTAAGAATCATTCGGCACGGTTATGGGCTTATCCCCCTGCCAGACATCGCCCCTGTTGTAATAATAGATGCGCCTGAACGCGGGAGGGTCCTCCACTACTTTGCCGTTCAGGACGATCTTGCCGTCCTTGATCTCGACCGTGTCTCCCGGGCCGGCAATGAACCTTTTTATGAACGAGACCTCGGGGTTCGGCGGCGGGGCCTTGAAGACCACGATGTCTCCGGTCTTCGGCTCCCTGAATCCCGGAAGCCGGAAATTTACGAACGGCAGCCGCGGCCCGTAAATGAACTTCACTACGACGATCCTATCGCCGATAAGGAGGGTCGGCATCATCGAGCCGGAGGGGATCTTATAGAACTCGAATATGAAGATCTTGATCACGAACGCCAGGAGAACGGCGACGACGATTATCTCGACCGTCTCCCTGAACCAGGATTTATTTTTCTTGGCCTCTTTATCCGTCATTTTTCTCCCTTTAGAGTTTAAGGACCGCCATAAAGGCTTCCTGCGGTATCTCGACTTTCCCGAACTGCTTCATGCGTTTCTTGCCTTCTTTTTGTTTCTCCCAGAGCTTACGTTTCCTCGTAATGTCACCGCCGTAGCACTTCGCGGTGACATTCTTTCCGACCGGCCTGACCGTCTCCCTGGCGATTATCTTGCTTCCAATCGCTGCCTGGAGCGCGACCTCGAATAACTGCCTCGGGATAAGCTCCTTCAATTTAGTGACGAGCTGGTTGCCCTT encodes:
- a CDS encoding NAD(P)H-dependent glycerol-3-phosphate dehydrogenase produces the protein MNTKKITVIGDGGWGTTLAMMLNAKGNKVALWGAFPDYIETMKSARENVKFLPGIKIPDPISLTSDLAGAVRDADILVLAVPSQHMREVAGRMKGIKLEGKLLVSVSKGIENRSLVRMSQVVQDVLGKVRIGVLSGPTISYEVARGLPTTVVAASEDEKTAQEIQDLFMTETFRVYTNTDLIGVELGGSIKNVIAIAAGISDGMGFGVNTKSGMLVRGIVEIARLGIAMGAKQETFYGISGLGDLVTTCVSTHGRNRWFGEEIGKGKNPEQVLKSTEMVVEGVGTAESCHELQKKYSVEMPIAEEIYAIIYKGKDPKTAVRDLMTRKKKSESYN
- the plsY gene encoding glycerol-3-phosphate 1-O-acyltransferase PlsY, which gives rise to MLIAASFILCYLIGSIPTSFLVAKYLKGIDIREHGSGNVGATNTARVVGKLPGLLVLVIDILKGWVCVALVAKMFIRLGVTSIEPGTYALMLGCMAIIGHIWTVFLGFKGGKGIATSSGVFIGVAPNVFFVALAIWIIIFAWKRYVSLASIISAVSIPIMLAVMPYPPVFVLITAVMCGITVYKHYPNIKRLVRGEEHGFTFGKKDEH
- the pgsA gene encoding CDP-diacylglycerol--glycerol-3-phosphate 3-phosphatidyltransferase, whose product is MNIANKITILRILLTPVFLGLILYYKPEQDHLRFIALTIFVIAVLTDAIDGFLARVLKQKTPLGTIMDPIADKFLLITSFIALTVWSGSIKLPLWVPIIVVSRDIIIAIGVVVIFLTNGDIKIAPSVLGKLTTFFQMMAIISVLLLYKHSEYIWYLAVIFTLASGIGYILRGARLLNGTHGKK
- the lepB gene encoding signal peptidase I gives rise to the protein MTDKEAKKNKSWFRETVEIIVVAVLLAFVIKIFIFEFYKIPSGSMMPTLLIGDRIVVVKFIYGPRLPFVNFRLPGFREPKTGDIVVFKAPPPNPEVSFIKRFIAGPGDTVEIKDGKIVLNGKVVEDPPAFRRIYYYNRGDVWQGDKPITVPNDSYLVLGDNSANSKDSRYWGFVPKSGLIGKAVFVLMPFNRMQIITDK